TCGCCTTATCCTGCGAGATCATCGGGCGACAAGTCCATCACATGACAGAGTTGATTGATGACCTACTTGACGTATCGCGGGTAACTCGAGGATTGATTGAACTGGACAAACAGCCGGTCGATATCAAATCGGTCATCGGTAACGCAGTGGAACAAACGAGACCATTGATCGAGTCGCGCGAACACACACTCTCTATTCAGTTGGGCTCGCTTCATGCGACGGTACTGGGAGACCCCGTTCGTTTGGTCCAGGTGATATCGAATGTCATGAACAACGCGGCCAAGTACACGTCTCAAGGGGGCGGATTGCCCTGAGAGTTGCAGCCAGTGACACGGAAGTCGAGATTACCGTCGAAGATAACGGTATCGGAATAGAACCCCGACTCCTGCCCCAGATCTTTGAGCTGTTTACGCAGGGACAACGTACGCCAGACCGTGCGCAAGGCGGACTCGGCCTGGGCTTGTCCCTTGTCAGAAGTTTGGTCGAGCTGCACGGCGGCCGCGTCACAGCCCACAGCGATGGCCCAGGCTGCGGCAGCACCTTCAAAATTAGACTGCCAATCAGTCATGAAAAAATCGCCCGAAAAGGCGAGCACGTTCCGCATCCGGCAATTGCAAGTCGGCCACTCACCGTCATGATCGTCGACGACAACACCGATGCGGCCCTATTGCTACGTGAAGTGCTCGCCGCGGATGGTCATCAGGTAGCGATGTTTGGGGAGCCAACTACCGCACTGGAGTATGCACTTGTCCATAAACCGAAGGCATGCATTCTAGATATTGGACTGCCTGGAATGGACGGGTATGAGCTGGCGCGACGACTGCGTGCTATTTCCACGATGGCTGGTGCTACGTTGGTCGCGCTGACTGGATATGGCCAGTCGCATGACAAGGTCCTGTCGGAGGCGGCTGGCTTCGACTACCACTTCGTCAAGCCAGTGGATATCAGTGAACTCAAGGCCGTTTTTAGCCGAATTCGATAGTACCCTGCCAAGGTGAGCGGCGTTGTGGAATGGAAAACATACGCCGCTCAGGAGTCGCTATCGATAAGCCGGTGAGGGCGTTATCGTACAGTCGAAATGTCGGAACGGCTTGGTTAAGTTCAGTGCGTCATCCTGAGTTTGGCCACTGCTGCGAGCGGTTTGCGCAATGTTGCAGCGTCGGCCGAGGAGGCGGCCGCCAAATACCCGTGTGCGTAAGCGGCTTGGCGCGCGACCTGAGCATTGCTTCCATTAAACTGGTCGAGCAGATGTTCTGCGACCGCTATG
This genomic stretch from Massilia putida harbors:
- a CDS encoding response regulator, with amino-acid sequence MIVDDNTDAALLLREVLAADGHQVAMFGEPTTALEYALVHKPKACILDIGLPGMDGYELARRLRAISTMAGATLVALTGYGQSHDKVLSEAAGFDYHFVKPVDISELKAVFSRIR